Part of the Paludisphaera borealis genome, GCCACGGCCCGGACCAGGGCCTTCCGATCCTGGTACGGCTTGTTGTCCCAGCCTCGATATCCCTCGATCCGAGGGACGCGCCGGAACCGAGGCGTGATTTTCAGGACGCTCGAACGCTCGTCCATCAGGTGGCGGAACTTCTCCTCCGCGCATTGACCATCTTCCCGGGTCGCCTCCGAGAGCCTGTGGCAGCAGTCCTTGATCACGCCCTGGTAGCCTTTTATGTTCCAGGCCAAGAGATACAGATCACACCACAAGATCGGGCGATTGCGATAGTTGCAATAGACGTCGAATTCGCTCGGCCGGTTCTGAACCAACTGTTCCATGTTGCGGATGATGTAGCGGCCGGTGCATTTCCAGACGACCAGGTCGTCGGTCGGCTGCAAGAACCGCGCGTGCTTCATCGCATGGTCGACGAGCTTGAACTCGCCGAAGCCTCGACCGTAGTTCGGCGGAAAGTCGAGCCCCTGGAACGAGACGAACTCGACCCGGCCGCCGGCGCCCGCCTCTTCCGCGACGTTCTCGAGCGGCCTCAGATCGGCCCCCGAATTTTCGCAGAAGACGATCGAATCGAAGCTCCGTGCCAGCAATCCCATGTAGAAGCGCAAAGCCCGTTCGTAGTCCTTCAGCCGCATCGCCGGGTCGGTGCGGGTCATCGACTTGATCCCGGTGAGCGGGATGATCGTCGCGCTCAGCAGCAGCACGTTCCGGGGCATCGCGTGTCATCCTCTCGAACCGTTTTCGATCCGTAATATGCTGAATTGCTGACGTTCGATGATTTGCAAGTGAAGACGTTCGCGCCCCCTCCCCGTATGCTTTGGATATGGTACTGGACTCTCCCACGTCCTTTCAATACGCCTTGCGGGCTTCGGCTGGGACGTCGGCTCACGGCATCTCGAGAATCGCCAGATCGCCGCTTTCGAGCATCACGGTCGTCCGGCCGTCCTTCCACGAAACGTTCCGGCCGCCGACCAGTTCGCGAGACGTTCCGGATACGGGCTTGTCGAGCGTGATCGTCTCTGATCGTTTTTCGGGGCCGTCGTTGAAGACGGTCAGGTAGCGAGGGCCGAGGTCGCCGTACCGCTCGACGTGGACGTGGTCGTCGCTCGACCGCGCCAGGGTGATCGGCTCCCAGCCGGCCTCGGCGATGGTTTTGCAGAGCGGCAGGTACTTGCGAAACAGCGGGCGGTCGCGGTCGTAGAGTTCGGGACGCGTGAAGTAGGCGCCGTCGGCCGCGTTGGGGCTGAAGAATCCTGGGAACATGCCGTATGCGACGGCCCGCTTCATGTACTTCTCAACCTTGTCGGCGCCGAACCGGTCGAAATCGGTGTTCATCAGGAAGCAGAACGGCTTCCCCTTGCACAGGGCGCGGCGGTACAGCAGGTCGGCGTCGGACATCGGCCGCCACGCGCCTTGCGGGTTCCAGTCGGTCTCGGTCCCCATCACGTCGAGCATTGGGGCGAGCCACCAGAGCCGGTCGGGCGTCGCGTTGGCCATCATGAGCTTGTCCGCGGCGTGGACGTCGCGTGCGATCCCGCGCGCGTATTCGAACGCGATCGTCCCGCGGAAGACGGCGGGCCGGCGGTCGTCGATCGAGTAGACCAGCGGCGCTTCGGAGGTCGCGAAGTGGCTGCGGCGGAAGTCGAGTTCGTCGGTCACGTAGCCTTCGCTCGAATCGATGTACTCGCCGTCGAGGTCCCCCTTGCGGTTCGGTCCGTAGAATCGCTCGCGGACCCGGGGGTTCCATTTGACCTGGAAGTCGTTGAGGTCGCCCGCGACGCCGGGCGCCGAGTTCATGCTCCACACGACCCCCTTGTTCCAGGGCGCTTCGATGAGCCGGCCGACGTACTGGCCGTCGCGGTCGTGATAGACGCTCGAGAGCCAGGCGCGGGCCTCAGCCTTGCCGGTCGCGGCGAGCCGCTCGGCCTCGGCCTTGGCGGCGTCGATCGTCCGGGGCATCTTCGGCGGCATCGGCATCCACCAGGTCATCGGCTCGGTGTAGCGGAACGTAATGATCCCGTGCGCGTCGTCCCAGGCGGTCTCGTCGGCGCCCTCCTTGAACCGGAAGCCGAAATCCTCCCAGCCCGGAATCGTGCTGATCTTGCTGAACGGCATCCAGAGCCCTTGCTTGGGGACGCGGCGGACGAAGGCTGCGGGGAACCGCCGATAATAAGCGTCGAGGGCTGCGCGGAAGCCCCACGCGGGATCGAAGCCGAACCGACGGAAGTGGAGCGAGGCGCGATTCTTTTCGGGGGTCAACGCGACGTCGAAGGCGAGGAACAGCTCGCCGGTCCCCGCGTTGTAGCCGATCCGAGAGAAGGCGGGGCGATCGGGATCGAGGCCCAGGGCGAACCCCTGGCCGTCACGGGTCACGGCGCCCAGCGGGTAGAGCGACATCCGGCCGTTCGCGCCGGCGTGGAACGTCTTGGCCTGCATGTACTCGGTCCCCGGCGTCGCGGGCGACGACCGCCGCAGGTCGTCGAGCCATCGGGCGCCGTCGGCCGGGACGGGGATCGTGTAAAGCAACGTCACCGCCCGGTCGCGGCCGGTCGCGTCGCTGAGCGTAACGTCGAAGACCTCGCCCCCCTGCTCCTTCGTCCGCTTGACTTCGAGCCCGAGACCCAGCGCCTGCTTGTCGATGTGGACGAAGTCGCCGGCCGCCGCGACGTCGCGAACCAGGAAGCCGTCGCGCGACGGCCCGCGCGGGACGACGGGCTCGCCGTCGAACACGACGCCCGACGAGCCGGTGTCAAGGACGGTCAGCTTGGGATCGCGGAACGTCGCCTTGCCGGCGTGGCCGCGAAACAAGAGGCTGACCGTCAGCTCCTTGACGGGCCGCTCAGGGACGAAGACCACCCGCGCCTCCTGGTCGCCGTGCGAGCCCGTCTTGAACGGGGTCGACTGCCCCCAAACCTGCGAGCCGTCGTCATAGACGAGGTCGAGATAGAGCGCGTAATCGGGGTCGGGCGTTCCCGAGACCCCCTCGGCCGCGCTCCAGGCCGAGGCGACGATCGGCGCGGGGCGCTTCTGGTTGAGCACGACGTGCTGCGAGAGCCCGCGCCGGGCGTGGGCATCGCCACCGTTGTCGCAGACGAACCGAGCGCCTTCGACCTGAAAGCCCAGGTCCCAGGGTCGCCAGGCCTTGGGGTCGAGCACGTTCCGGCCGCCGTCGGCTGGTTTGACGACCGCCTTGGCGACCGCGCCGTCGAGTTCCACAGCGTCGGCGCGCTGGCTGATCGGGAACAAGGCGGCGGACAAGACGACGAAGACGCGCAGCGCGAAGGCCGCGGCGTTTCGTCTGCGTTGGCGGGCGTCAGGAATTTTCACGGCAAGGGGCTCCGGAGGAAACGAGTCGGGTGCTCGTCTACCATCCTGATCCGATCCGTGATCGGCGGCAACCCGTGGTTGGGCGAGGACGATCCGTGAGAGCGGGCGGGCCTTCCCCCCTTGCTTGGGAAGGCCCGCCGCGGAGGGCGGGATCGAGAATGTGGGCGGGTCTCCCCCCCTTTGCATGGGGAGACACGCCGCGAAAGGAGTTTCGGGAGGGGTGGGCGGGCCTTCCCCCCTTGCATTGGGAAGGCCCGCCCGCGAGGCGGGGGAATCAATACCGGCCGACCAGCTCCGGCTCCCGTTCGAGGGCCGTCGAGGCCCGCTCGTGGATCGGCAGGAGGCGTTCGGTTCGGCGGTGGTCGCGCGAGGCCTGTTGGACCGGACTGTTGGGATGGAACGAGCTTTGCTTGGTCAGGAAATCGGCGTTAAGCCGAAGCCAGCGAAGAACCTCGCCGGCTTGATCACCGACCAGCCGGAGGTCGCTGCGGCCGCCGGTCTGGGTCGCGAAACCCAACCGAAGCACCACGCCTTCAGGCCCCGGGCCGTCGACGACCGCGTAAGCCAGCAGGTCGGGATTGATCAACGTGTCGCCGACGGACAGGAATTTCTTGCTCATGTCGGATCTCGTCTCGCTTTGCGTGATCGGGTGTTCTTGTATCCGACCGCTCGCGGAAATCTCACGCGGCGATCTTCGATGAAAGGAACGTGTCGTCGTTTCGGGCGAACCGTCGAGGATCGTGGACCGCTCTCGACCCCCGTTCGCTCGCGGTTGCGGCTCCCGCGTCGTCCGCCGAGCCGGGAAGGCCGCGTCAACAGCAGCAACAACAACATCGCCCTGATCGAATGAACATGCCGAGACTCCTGGGGCCGCCGTGGCCCGCTTGAATTCCGTCCGCTTTCAAGCACCGACGACGACTGTGATGACAGAACAATACCTGGACCCGGCGGGCAAGTCAAGATTTTGTCGATAGAATTAGTATGAATTGATTGTGGAGCCCGACGCTGGTGGTTGCGCGGCTGCTTTTTTGACTTGGGCGATTAGGCAGGATGGCGCGATAAAATCGTCGGATGCGAAACTGTGTGGGGTTATGCGGATGACGGGGTCTTTACGGGGTCTTGGCGATTCGGGAAGAATAGATGGCATGGAGAACCAGGAATCCCGATGCAAAGGAGTGTGTTCTCGGTGGCTGGATGGGCTTCGGCGCCGACGCCTGGTCCAGTGGGCTGGAGAGGAGAGGGCATGAGCGTCTCAGAGGTGGTCGTCCGTCCCGCGTTTGACGATGTCGTCCTTCAGCGGCGGATCATGCGGCTGCGACAGGCTGACAACGTCACCAATTTGCTGTACCTCGCCCGCGAGTACGCCTGCCTGATCGTGGCGATCGGAACGACGGTGGCGTTCGCGGAATCGCGGGCGGCGTGGGGGTTGTCGTGGTTGTGGAACATTCCCATCTTCGCGGCGGCGATCGTCGTGGTGGGGGCGTTGCAGCATCGGCTGGCCGGGCTGGGTCATGAGTCGTCGCATTACACGTTCCTCAAGAACCGGTTCCTCAACGACCTGATCCCCGACCTGTTCTGCATGTTCCCGCTCATGACGTCGGTGCACTTCTACCGCGTCTTCCACATGGCCCATCACCAGTACACCAACGACCCCGAGCGCGATCCCGACCTGCTGAACCTGGGCCGTGGCAAGCGGGCGTTCGAGTTCCCGATGAGCCGCAGCCGGTTCATCGCGGTGGTCTACTTCTGCATGTTCGTCGCGCCGTTGCGGTTCGCGGAGTACCAGTTCGCGTACATGACCGTGAACACGCTGGGCAAGGGCAAAAGCATCTACCGACGCCGCGACGGCGCCGACCACGGCCGGTTCGAGATCTACATCCCGAGGCTGGCGACGGCTTTAGGGGTGCTTTACGTCGTCGGGCTGAACATTCTGTTCGGCTGGATGCGGACGACCCACCAGCCGGGCTGGATCGTGCCGGCGGGCCTACTGGCGGGAACCCTCGCCACACTGATCCTTCGGGCGCTGCCGGACTGGGCCGTCTTCCAGTCGCCGTTCCGCCAGGTTTATTCGACCCGGTTCTCGGGCGCGGCGAGGCTCTGGTTCTTCACGGTCGCCTTCATCGTGCTGTCGCTCTTGCGATACCAGACCGACGGACGGTCGGCGATGTACGTGATCTTGCTCTGGTTCGTGCCGATGCTGACGACGTTCCCGTTCTTCATGCTGCTCCGCGACGTCTACCAGCACTCGAACGCCGACACCGGGCGGCTGACGAACTCGCGGGTCTTCTTCGCCGACCCGTTCACGCGGTGGGCGGTGTTCGTCTACGGGCAGGATATGCACATCCCCCACCACCTGTTCCCGGCCATCCCGCACTACCGGCTCGCCGAGCTGCACGAGCTGCTCAAGGAGACCCACGACGCCTACGGCGCGCAGGTCGTGGAATGCCACGGCACGTTCGTCGGCGACGACGCCCACCCGACGATCCTCGACGAGATGACCAAACCGAGAGCCCCATTCGGCCGTGGCGAGCCCGTGACGTCCTGAATCAACCTGAGCCGGTCCGACTGACAAGCGGGCCGGCTCGTCGGTTAGAGTGGACGATCATGTTCAAACGAAGCTTGATGGTCCTCATTGCTTTCGTCGCTTGCGTCGTCTTGGCGATGACGTACCCGGTGCGGAGCATCTCCACCTGGATCGATCCCGTCTCCGGGTCCGTGAAGTTCGAGACTTCCTGGTTGTTCATCCCGACAAGGACCAGGATCGAGACCTCGGAGCTTGAGCGCTGGATCGTCGCGCACGAAGGATGCCACAATCCCCAATGGCACTTCCTGAATGAGAATTACCGGCTGATCTCCGGCCGGTTCGCGGGATGTGGAGTCGGCCGAACGCCGAAGATCTTTCCCATTCATGCGGGCGATTCCAATACGCGTTTCGTCCACGTCGCGACGGATGCCGAGATCGTTGAGTTCGTGCGCGCCATGAGGAGCGGTACGCCTGACGAACAGGAGCGCGCCGTCGATGAGGCGGGGAAGATCCTCGAAAGAGGCTACGGAAGCCCGACCGCGGCCCCCGCCGGCCCGTCCTGACGAACGGGCCGGCTCGTCGGTTAGAATGGATAATCATGCGACCTCGAACCCGGGCTTGCCTCATCGCAATTCCAGTTTGCACCATCCTGGCGTTTGTGCTGCCTGTACGGAGCGACCACGACTGGATCGATCCCGTCAGCGGTTCGATGAAGTTCCGGACCTCCTTGTTGTTCATCCCAGTAAAGACCAGGATCGAGCAGTCGGAACTCGAGCGCTGGATCGTAGCGCATGAAGGGGCCCACGTTTCTCAGTGGCGCTCTCTCAGCGATGTTGCATCGACGATCAGCGGCCAGGTGATCGCACGCGGATGCAACTTGTCGCCGGCGATCCATCAATTCCACGTGCGCGACCTCAATACGCGCTTCGTTCGCAACGCCACGGATGCGGAGATCGCGGAATTCGTCCGTGTCATGAGACATGGGACGCGCGACGAACAGGCGCAAGCCGTCGATGAGGCGTCGAAGATCCTCGACAGACGCGACTGAGTCCCGAGGGCGACGGCGACGGCGACGACCGATCGGTCGACTTGCTCGACGTCCTCAGGACCGGGATTC contains:
- a CDS encoding fatty acid desaturase family protein, yielding MSVSEVVVRPAFDDVVLQRRIMRLRQADNVTNLLYLAREYACLIVAIGTTVAFAESRAAWGLSWLWNIPIFAAAIVVVGALQHRLAGLGHESSHYTFLKNRFLNDLIPDLFCMFPLMTSVHFYRVFHMAHHQYTNDPERDPDLLNLGRGKRAFEFPMSRSRFIAVVYFCMFVAPLRFAEYQFAYMTVNTLGKGKSIYRRRDGADHGRFEIYIPRLATALGVLYVVGLNILFGWMRTTHQPGWIVPAGLLAGTLATLILRALPDWAVFQSPFRQVYSTRFSGAARLWFFTVAFIVLSLLRYQTDGRSAMYVILLWFVPMLTTFPFFMLLRDVYQHSNADTGRLTNSRVFFADPFTRWAVFVYGQDMHIPHHLFPAIPHYRLAELHELLKETHDAYGAQVVECHGTFVGDDAHPTILDEMTKPRAPFGRGEPVTS